Proteins from a single region of Sphaerochaeta globosa str. Buddy:
- the rho gene encoding transcription termination factor Rho, with protein MSSEELVQTEAALSVPSEPDKAKRPVRRITRKKSPVVAKASENVADQSAVQEEDKESSEQKRRRGRPKKATTKQREDRSQAQDDQQPQLDLNVEDRNQSVREDSFAPVQQTQGETQEDSQPYQRQSQGEQRSQNQNQNQNQNQNQNPNQNPNLSPNPNPNQYRKNPQFNKNNNRNQQNRHPKNSYQKSQSFGPNRSMRQNPNEEPSYDLNIEEHPEAPVLKLEQYTNMSIDELRKVGIEKGLNAETILDLRKQEIVAEILRIHSATGGVIVGTGTLEILPDGFGFLRSPSNSYLSGLEDVYVSPAQIKSLYLKTGDVVYGQVRTPRESERFFAILKILKVNGDEPIVAKMRVPFDNLTPLFPDQRLRLETVEEDMSVRIIDMFCPIGKGQRSLIVAPPRTGKTVLLQKIANSISTNHPEVVLMVLLVDERPEEVTDMRRHVNGEVIASTFDEQASRHVQVAEMVIEKAKRLVEHKKDVVILLDSITRLARAYNQTVPASGKILSGGVDSNALHKPKRFFGAARNIEFGGSLTIIATGLIETGSRMDEVIFEEFKGTGNNEIILDRKLADKRLFPAINIKKSGTRREDLLLPPDEAARIWLTRNAVNDMDDQEMTPFLIDKIRKTKDNEAFLRSINTGIPTNSAGY; from the coding sequence ATGTCTTCCGAAGAATTAGTGCAAACTGAAGCTGCGTTGTCAGTACCCTCTGAGCCTGATAAGGCCAAGAGACCGGTACGGCGTATCACCCGTAAAAAAAGCCCTGTGGTTGCAAAAGCGTCAGAAAATGTTGCTGATCAGAGTGCCGTACAAGAGGAAGACAAAGAGTCCTCGGAACAGAAAAGACGGAGAGGCAGACCCAAAAAAGCCACCACCAAGCAGAGAGAAGATCGATCTCAAGCCCAAGATGATCAGCAACCGCAACTTGATTTGAATGTTGAAGATAGAAATCAGTCGGTACGAGAAGATTCTTTTGCTCCTGTACAACAAACTCAAGGTGAAACCCAAGAGGATTCGCAGCCCTATCAGAGGCAGAGTCAGGGTGAGCAAAGATCTCAGAACCAAAACCAGAATCAAAACCAGAACCAGAACCAGAATCCGAACCAGAACCCAAATCTGAGTCCGAACCCGAACCCGAATCAATATAGAAAGAATCCGCAATTTAATAAAAACAACAATCGCAACCAGCAAAATCGGCATCCCAAAAACTCCTATCAGAAGAGCCAGAGTTTTGGTCCGAACCGCTCAATGCGTCAAAACCCGAATGAAGAACCTTCGTATGACCTGAATATTGAAGAACATCCGGAAGCTCCCGTTCTGAAGCTGGAACAGTATACCAATATGTCCATTGATGAACTGCGCAAGGTAGGCATAGAGAAGGGACTGAATGCAGAAACCATTCTTGATTTGCGAAAGCAGGAAATTGTAGCTGAAATTCTAAGGATCCATAGTGCAACCGGTGGCGTCATTGTGGGAACCGGTACCCTGGAAATTCTTCCCGACGGCTTTGGGTTCCTGAGATCTCCCTCCAACAGCTACCTCTCTGGACTCGAGGATGTCTATGTCTCTCCCGCTCAGATCAAGAGCCTGTACTTGAAAACAGGTGATGTAGTCTATGGACAGGTGCGGACTCCCCGTGAGAGTGAGCGTTTTTTTGCCATCCTGAAAATTCTGAAAGTAAACGGTGATGAACCGATTGTTGCTAAGATGCGCGTTCCTTTTGACAACCTGACTCCGCTTTTTCCTGATCAGAGATTGCGATTGGAAACTGTTGAAGAGGATATGTCGGTTCGTATCATCGATATGTTCTGCCCTATCGGAAAAGGCCAACGCTCTCTGATCGTCGCTCCTCCGAGAACCGGTAAAACCGTCCTCTTGCAGAAGATTGCCAACTCCATCAGCACCAATCATCCGGAGGTTGTTCTCATGGTCCTCTTGGTTGATGAACGGCCTGAGGAAGTGACCGACATGCGCCGTCACGTCAACGGAGAGGTAATTGCCTCAACCTTCGACGAACAGGCAAGTCGTCACGTCCAGGTTGCTGAAATGGTCATTGAGAAAGCCAAGCGGCTTGTTGAGCATAAGAAGGATGTTGTGATTCTGCTCGACTCAATCACCCGTCTTGCCCGTGCGTACAACCAAACAGTACCGGCAAGCGGAAAAATCCTCAGTGGTGGTGTCGATTCCAATGCCCTGCACAAGCCCAAGCGTTTCTTTGGTGCAGCCAGAAACATTGAGTTCGGAGGAAGCCTTACCATTATTGCTACTGGTTTGATCGAAACCGGATCGAGGATGGATGAGGTAATTTTTGAAGAGTTCAAGGGCACCGGCAACAACGAAATCATTCTGGATCGCAAGCTCGCAGACAAGCGCCTTTTCCCAGCTATCAATATCAAGAAAAGTGGAACCAGGCGTGAAGATCTGTTGCTGCCTCCTGATGAAGCGGCCAGGATATGGCTCACCCGTAATGCAGTCAATGATATGGACGACCAAGAGATGACTCCGTTCCTCATTGACAAAATTCGGAAGACAAAGGATAATGAGGCGTTCTTACGCTCTATTAATACCGGGATTCCTACGAACTCTGCGGGCTACTAG
- the lnt gene encoding apolipoprotein N-acyltransferase: MIDLNPKRNLRTVCSEVLVLLAAAFLYSFAFPGLVSANGLGFIGFFALVPVFAVIRNTTWKLTPVYGFFYGFVFYLFFNYWLKTFHPLAILIVPIIKGGEMVVLFPALKAAQKLFKKYGYVVEGIIWVAYSYISQDWFAGYPYGTLGTAAYQYLPFIQIAEFTGIWGVTLLMVLPQTFLAFILLETMRNRLESFSAYCRQHLIFLVSYAIVLVATLIYGFASISYWRAQEPEKTWKVATIQHSADTWKGGYTTYKNNFNNLRRMSLEALQSDPDIILWSETAFVPSVAWHENYPSDPATSALVEEFVAFGKSLPIPLVTGNPEGVIDDAGQSALLSDGSWNRKDFNTVIFFEDGEIKNTYRKQHLVPFTEHFPYEKELPLLYNLLLANDYNWWEKGYESVVFETEEGVKFSTPICFEDVFGYLNARFVANGADVIVNMTNDGWSKAVSAEMQHLGLAVFRSIENRRTTVRGTNSGMTCVIDVTGKIIEPMEPFKVGWRIYDVPVFTGEVHGTTFYTRHIDWFAFLAIYLSYLLLGLGALNHLIHFIRERRQKRT, from the coding sequence TTGATTGATTTGAATCCCAAACGGAACCTCAGAACGGTTTGTTCTGAGGTTCTTGTGTTATTGGCAGCGGCATTTCTTTACTCATTTGCCTTTCCGGGCCTTGTATCGGCCAATGGGTTGGGTTTTATTGGGTTCTTTGCCTTAGTCCCAGTTTTTGCAGTGATTCGTAACACCACCTGGAAATTGACACCGGTGTATGGCTTTTTCTACGGCTTCGTGTTCTACCTCTTCTTCAATTACTGGCTGAAGACATTTCACCCGCTTGCCATTCTGATCGTCCCCATTATCAAGGGCGGTGAGATGGTCGTGTTGTTTCCAGCCCTCAAGGCTGCACAGAAGTTGTTCAAGAAGTATGGGTATGTGGTCGAGGGCATAATCTGGGTGGCCTATTCGTATATAAGCCAGGACTGGTTTGCCGGTTATCCCTATGGGACGTTGGGCACCGCCGCCTACCAATATCTTCCCTTTATCCAGATTGCTGAATTTACCGGTATCTGGGGGGTGACCCTTCTCATGGTCCTGCCTCAGACCTTCTTGGCTTTCATCCTCTTGGAAACGATGCGCAACCGTCTTGAGAGCTTTTCTGCGTACTGCAGGCAGCATCTGATTTTTTTGGTTTCCTACGCTATTGTACTGGTGGCAACCCTTATCTATGGTTTTGCCAGTATTTCCTACTGGAGAGCACAAGAGCCTGAAAAAACCTGGAAGGTTGCTACCATCCAGCACAGTGCCGACACCTGGAAGGGTGGGTACACAACCTATAAGAACAACTTCAACAACCTGCGGCGGATGAGTCTTGAAGCTCTGCAATCTGATCCGGACATTATCCTTTGGTCGGAGACAGCGTTTGTTCCTTCGGTTGCCTGGCATGAGAACTATCCCTCCGACCCGGCCACCTCGGCCTTAGTCGAAGAATTTGTTGCCTTTGGCAAATCCCTGCCCATTCCGTTGGTAACCGGTAACCCCGAGGGTGTGATCGACGATGCTGGCCAATCGGCTCTGCTTTCCGACGGCAGTTGGAACCGCAAGGATTTCAATACGGTCATTTTCTTTGAGGATGGCGAGATTAAGAATACGTACCGTAAACAACACCTTGTTCCGTTTACCGAACATTTTCCTTACGAGAAAGAGTTGCCTTTGCTTTACAATCTGTTGCTGGCCAATGACTATAACTGGTGGGAAAAGGGCTATGAGAGTGTGGTTTTCGAAACCGAGGAAGGGGTGAAATTCTCTACTCCGATCTGCTTTGAGGATGTCTTTGGATATTTGAATGCCCGCTTTGTTGCCAACGGGGCGGATGTCATCGTCAACATGACCAACGATGGCTGGTCGAAAGCCGTGTCTGCAGAGATGCAGCATTTGGGCCTGGCCGTATTTCGTTCCATCGAGAACCGCCGGACCACCGTACGCGGTACCAACAGTGGCATGACGTGTGTAATCGACGTGACAGGGAAGATCATTGAACCCATGGAGCCCTTCAAGGTAGGCTGGCGCATCTATGACGTTCCCGTATTCACGGGAGAAGTCCATGGTACCACCTTCTATACACGACACATCGACTGGTTCGCCTTCTTGGCAATCTACTTGTCGTATTTATTGCTTGGGTTGGGAGCCCTCAATCACCTTATACACTTTATTCGAGAGAGAAGGCAGAAGAGAACATGA
- a CDS encoding PSP1 domain-containing protein, whose protein sequence is MKKERMRAPEGQGQRTRPSRAYIYLVKNPSSNESSICAWDSVLYPGTSVVAPTRYGLDLGIIVASADRLGKEYTPGCDQCQGACLHGECLPKEEQEEEAIIAEPEEEIEILYSSEADEDPCDSCKGCNPHPEPKEVDLSGETLWIDRLATPADLNRYQELVEKEDEAMRVCREKIASHKLDMKLVTAHFLIGEPKIIFFFTADVRVDFRELVKDLVSVFRIRIELRQIGVRDESRVLGGLAVCGRDFCCHSVTDKLNPVSIKMAKEQNLSLNSMKISGPCGRLLCCLSYEFDFYVEEKRNYPPEGSKLKVGFELMKVTEVNILSKRILLNGSEGRMLAIPHSAVFFNEESARWEITKEYADEFLSN, encoded by the coding sequence ATGAAAAAAGAACGAATGCGTGCTCCAGAAGGCCAAGGTCAACGGACCAGACCTTCACGAGCCTATATATATTTGGTGAAAAACCCCTCTTCCAACGAAAGCAGCATCTGTGCCTGGGATTCCGTATTGTACCCCGGTACGTCAGTGGTGGCCCCTACGCGGTATGGACTTGATTTGGGGATAATCGTGGCAAGTGCAGACAGGTTGGGCAAGGAGTATACTCCCGGTTGCGACCAGTGTCAGGGTGCTTGCCTGCACGGTGAGTGCCTTCCTAAGGAAGAACAGGAAGAAGAAGCAATAATCGCCGAACCTGAAGAAGAAATTGAAATTCTGTACAGCAGCGAAGCGGATGAAGATCCCTGCGACTCCTGCAAAGGATGCAACCCCCATCCCGAGCCCAAGGAAGTTGATCTCTCAGGAGAAACCCTGTGGATTGACCGCTTGGCAACGCCTGCTGATTTGAATCGGTATCAGGAACTGGTGGAGAAAGAAGACGAGGCCATGCGCGTTTGCCGCGAAAAGATTGCCAGTCACAAACTGGACATGAAGTTGGTCACTGCACACTTTTTGATCGGTGAACCGAAAATTATTTTCTTTTTTACTGCAGACGTACGAGTGGACTTTCGGGAGTTGGTAAAAGATTTGGTTTCTGTTTTCCGAATCCGCATTGAACTGCGGCAAATCGGGGTGCGTGATGAAAGTCGCGTGCTTGGCGGTTTGGCTGTCTGCGGAAGGGATTTCTGCTGCCATAGTGTGACCGACAAATTGAACCCGGTTTCCATCAAAATGGCGAAAGAACAGAATCTTTCCCTGAATTCAATGAAAATTTCAGGTCCCTGCGGTCGACTTCTGTGTTGCCTTTCTTACGAATTTGACTTCTATGTAGAGGAGAAACGCAACTATCCCCCGGAAGGAAGTAAATTAAAAGTCGGATTTGAGTTGATGAAAGTTACGGAAGTCAACATACTGTCCAAGCGAATTTTACTCAATGGAAGCGAAGGCCGCATGTTGGCAATCCCTCATTCAGCGGTATTTTTTAACGAGGAATCTGCTCGTTGGGAGATAACGAAGGAGTATGCGGATGAATTTTTGTCAAATTGA
- the rpsT gene encoding 30S ribosomal protein S20 codes for MINRSAEKRERQNSVRRMRNRAAKSTMRTAIKKFEAAVVSNDKDTAASALALSLQLLDSTASKGIIHQNTASRKKSRLQARFNKLSNQAAIQA; via the coding sequence GTGATTAACAGGTCTGCTGAGAAAAGAGAGCGACAGAACAGCGTCAGGAGAATGAGGAACCGTGCAGCAAAGAGTACCATGCGCACTGCTATTAAGAAGTTTGAAGCCGCTGTGGTCTCCAATGACAAGGATACTGCTGCTTCTGCTCTGGCGCTGAGTCTTCAACTGCTTGACTCCACCGCAAGCAAGGGAATTATCCACCAGAACACTGCCAGCCGCAAAAAGTCCAGATTGCAGGCAAGGTTCAACAAATTGAGCAACCAGGCCGCTATCCAGGCATAA
- a CDS encoding TatD family hydrolase yields the protein MQLFDTHAHIGLLQDDKMEQLLAVQLAKVKSVKHVVSICNSLSDFERTYANLESADSIYHAVGVSPTEVANPGKDWEERVIAHAQQKKRIVAIGETGLDYYHMFGGDKTLQIELLLRHLEIARHLDLPVIIHNRSAAEDLLPILAEKLPPKGGILHCFGEDWNFAKQALSMNLMFSFAGNLTFKNSRSLQEVAMRLPSDRIVIESEAPFMTPYPYKGERNKIHYLIETANVLASLREISLEELSESLYANSLKAFALPKDV from the coding sequence ATGCAACTGTTTGATACGCACGCCCACATCGGGTTGTTGCAGGATGACAAGATGGAACAACTGCTGGCAGTCCAACTTGCAAAAGTCAAGTCGGTCAAACACGTTGTAAGTATCTGCAATAGCCTGTCTGACTTCGAACGTACGTATGCCAACTTAGAGAGTGCCGATTCCATCTATCATGCGGTGGGGGTCTCTCCCACCGAGGTCGCCAATCCCGGCAAGGATTGGGAGGAACGGGTAATCGCCCACGCCCAGCAGAAGAAACGCATTGTAGCAATCGGGGAAACCGGCTTGGACTACTATCATATGTTCGGCGGTGACAAAACGCTGCAGATTGAGTTGTTGCTCAGGCACCTGGAAATCGCCCGTCACCTCGATCTGCCGGTGATCATCCACAACCGGAGTGCAGCCGAGGACCTGCTTCCTATTCTTGCTGAGAAACTTCCTCCTAAGGGTGGAATCCTTCACTGTTTCGGCGAAGACTGGAATTTTGCCAAACAAGCCCTTTCTATGAATTTAATGTTCTCATTTGCAGGTAACCTCACATTCAAAAATAGTAGAAGCCTTCAGGAGGTCGCCATGAGACTTCCCTCGGATAGGATTGTCATTGAAAGTGAGGCCCCTTTCATGACTCCCTATCCGTATAAAGGTGAGCGTAATAAAATCCACTATCTGATTGAAACAGCCAATGTCCTTGCCTCCCTCAGAGAGATCTCTCTTGAAGAGCTTTCTGAAAGCCTTTATGCTAACAGCCTGAAGGCATTTGCACTTCCAAAGGACGTATGA
- the rpmE gene encoding 50S ribosomal protein L31: protein MKDGIHPRYELAEIRCSCGNVIKTKTTAKSLELEICSACHPFFTGTQKMVDTAGRIERFKKRYGLEK, encoded by the coding sequence ATGAAAGACGGAATTCACCCTCGCTATGAATTAGCTGAGATTCGTTGCTCTTGCGGCAACGTAATCAAGACCAAGACCACTGCCAAGAGCTTGGAGCTGGAAATTTGCTCCGCTTGCCACCCCTTCTTCACCGGTACCCAGAAGATGGTTGATACCGCTGGACGTATCGAACGCTTCAAGAAGCGCTACGGTCTGGAGAAATAA
- the surE gene encoding 5'/3'-nucleotidase SurE, protein MKILLTNDDGYQSEGLAALSEALVHSGHDVWVCAPSSERSASSHSMTLRGEIVITEYEKNRFHCSGTPADCILYASKGKIFPMEPDLVISGINHGYNISTDILYSGTVGAAREAALTGLRSIAVSCSRSKDGTFPFARTSAFVVDHLQEFYPLTSSECIININVPGEGNGKWKSGVLSYLEYHDAVETKREQENRFFDTAAVRFGTSVVLALKGGVQPIQRCDTQFSDFQAVRDGYISVTALSILPPVHHKVQEALDAMSREADRG, encoded by the coding sequence ATGAAAATACTGCTGACAAATGACGATGGATATCAGAGTGAAGGACTGGCTGCGCTGTCCGAGGCTTTGGTGCATAGCGGTCACGATGTTTGGGTGTGTGCTCCTTCCTCAGAACGCAGTGCGAGCAGCCACTCCATGACACTACGAGGCGAAATTGTCATTACCGAATATGAGAAGAATCGGTTCCACTGCAGCGGCACTCCTGCCGATTGCATCCTCTATGCCTCCAAAGGCAAGATTTTCCCCATGGAGCCCGATCTGGTTATCAGCGGCATCAATCACGGCTACAACATCTCCACCGACATCCTTTACTCCGGTACCGTAGGGGCGGCTCGTGAAGCAGCCTTGACAGGCCTGAGGTCCATAGCGGTCAGCTGCAGCCGCAGCAAGGATGGAACATTCCCCTTTGCACGCACATCGGCGTTTGTGGTGGACCACCTGCAGGAATTTTATCCATTGACCAGCAGCGAATGCATCATCAATATCAATGTTCCCGGAGAAGGCAACGGCAAGTGGAAAAGCGGGGTGCTCAGCTACCTCGAGTATCATGATGCCGTGGAGACCAAGCGGGAACAGGAAAATCGGTTTTTCGATACCGCTGCAGTGCGGTTCGGGACCTCGGTAGTGCTCGCCCTCAAGGGTGGTGTGCAACCGATCCAACGCTGTGATACCCAATTTTCCGACTTTCAAGCTGTTCGTGACGGATATATCAGTGTAACAGCACTTTCCATTCTCCCCCCGGTGCACCACAAGGTGCAAGAGGCCCTCGATGCAATGAGCCGGGAGGCTGATCGTGGGTAA
- a CDS encoding HU family DNA-binding protein, whose protein sequence is MAGPKLTKAAIIESLHEKHGLNRADIHQIIDEFFEEVKDGLKNDQVIELRGFGTFEVRTRKGREKARNPKTGAIVAVETHGVAIFRPGKELKDFVWELRDNKPVNEND, encoded by the coding sequence ATGGCAGGACCAAAATTGACAAAAGCAGCCATTATTGAGAGTCTCCATGAGAAGCATGGACTGAATAGAGCCGATATCCATCAGATTATCGACGAGTTCTTCGAAGAAGTGAAAGATGGTCTGAAGAATGATCAAGTCATCGAGCTCCGTGGATTTGGAACCTTCGAGGTTCGTACCCGCAAGGGCAGGGAGAAAGCTCGCAACCCCAAGACTGGTGCTATTGTTGCAGTCGAGACACACGGGGTCGCCATCTTCCGTCCTGGCAAAGAGCTTAAGGATTTTGTGTGGGAATTGCGTGACAACAAACCAGTGAACGAGAACGACTGA
- a CDS encoding nicotinamide-nucleotide amidohydrolase family protein: protein MTYISAALFIIGTELTRGVIADKHCQVLASQLTQLGYRVDRMVLVPDDGTIGEVLKECVDTCDIVILTGGLGPTSDDLTRSIVAQMAQVPLVRDQATFDALYARIGERIWGANEQQTMIPQGFAAIPNPYGTAAGFMGIIPEGEREIVCIAMPGPPREMDPMFFDQVLPYLAQLIGHDDFSRSEYSTFLIPEAKLDELCRQATFNGLQWGTRFQDLKISLYLVGGNEEERSEMANRLNSLVGPSLLVAGDIMPAQLLTDLLVERGETISCAESCTSGFIAKLLTDQKGSSAWFYGGAVTYANEAKMAMLGVRDATLQNHGAVSEACVLEMAEGMLKSSNTDWALSVSGIAGPDGGSNEKPVGTVWFGFTSKHRSSAAVRVQLTSYGRDSVRRKASVVALILASQYIKGACLLDTVKKWQYI from the coding sequence ATGACCTATATCAGTGCAGCACTCTTTATTATCGGGACTGAATTGACCCGCGGTGTCATCGCGGACAAACATTGTCAGGTTCTAGCCAGCCAACTGACCCAACTAGGATACCGGGTGGACCGCATGGTGCTGGTACCTGATGACGGAACCATTGGCGAGGTCCTCAAGGAATGCGTTGATACGTGTGATATTGTCATTCTGACCGGGGGCCTCGGCCCTACCAGTGACGATTTGACCCGCTCCATCGTAGCCCAAATGGCACAAGTTCCCTTGGTACGGGACCAGGCAACCTTTGATGCATTGTATGCGCGTATCGGTGAGCGGATTTGGGGAGCCAACGAGCAGCAGACTATGATTCCCCAAGGCTTTGCAGCCATTCCCAACCCGTATGGAACAGCCGCCGGCTTTATGGGCATCATCCCTGAAGGCGAACGAGAGATTGTCTGCATTGCCATGCCGGGCCCTCCCAGAGAAATGGACCCCATGTTTTTCGACCAGGTTCTTCCCTACTTGGCACAGTTGATCGGTCATGATGATTTTTCGCGTAGTGAATACTCAACCTTTCTCATTCCTGAAGCAAAACTCGACGAACTCTGCAGGCAAGCAACATTTAATGGGCTACAGTGGGGGACTCGTTTCCAGGATTTGAAGATCAGCCTGTATCTGGTGGGAGGGAATGAGGAAGAACGCTCTGAGATGGCAAATCGTCTCAACTCTCTTGTTGGACCTTCATTGCTTGTCGCCGGTGATATAATGCCTGCTCAGCTGCTGACCGATTTGTTGGTGGAAAGAGGTGAGACCATAAGCTGTGCTGAAAGTTGCACCTCAGGCTTTATTGCGAAGCTGCTTACCGACCAGAAGGGGAGTTCAGCCTGGTTCTATGGAGGAGCAGTCACCTATGCCAATGAGGCGAAAATGGCGATGCTTGGGGTACGTGATGCAACCTTGCAGAATCATGGTGCTGTCAGTGAGGCCTGTGTTTTGGAGATGGCTGAAGGTATGCTCAAATCGTCGAATACCGACTGGGCCTTGTCTGTCAGTGGCATAGCCGGTCCGGATGGCGGAAGCAACGAGAAGCCGGTGGGAACCGTATGGTTCGGCTTTACTTCCAAACACCGTTCAAGTGCGGCAGTGAGAGTGCAACTTACTTCCTATGGTCGTGATTCTGTCAGAAGAAAGGCTTCCGTTGTAGCCTTGATTCTTGCAAGTCAGTATATCAAAGGAGCTTGCTTGCTTGACACTGTGAAGAAGTGGCAATATATTTAG
- a CDS encoding galactokinase, producing MDNVIKQHVKEYGETPLVIAQVPGTCTLLGSYADACKGWSLVGTDASTLFVAVSLRDDQLVRLTNATLNDRKRFSLGNIKYRKEDRWGNYLKGVISVLSSEGVVFTGLNITVEGSLLYSDNQMVSTSCSLGTVLALDALMGLKLGLTSLIRIAYQANTTFNSEPCRVSDLLTMLNGKPSNVLFFDLQHVTYKEIPFPFTEENEDYVAIVVDSKISPNAMREEINSKRKAIERAFGKLKELKSGGFLRDFPESELSARVVPLDEEARHICEYVLMESHLANDAASLLTTKDASLYGKLMNRVQAGLRDLLEVTCPEVDWLTKRASELNGCLGSVQISNGFSGNIMVLLSKQALPSYISRLEDYEHIFGFHPRWHIYSGHEAAKVVLPEYR from the coding sequence ATGGATAACGTCATCAAACAACATGTTAAAGAGTACGGAGAGACTCCTCTCGTAATAGCTCAAGTGCCGGGTACCTGTACCCTGCTGGGTAGCTATGCGGATGCATGCAAGGGGTGGTCCTTGGTTGGCACCGATGCCTCCACACTCTTTGTGGCTGTTTCGCTGCGAGATGATCAGCTGGTGAGGCTCACCAATGCCACCCTCAATGACCGAAAGCGCTTCTCCTTGGGGAATATCAAGTATAGAAAAGAGGACCGATGGGGCAATTACCTCAAGGGTGTCATTTCTGTTCTCTCTAGCGAGGGAGTTGTTTTTACAGGGCTGAACATCACTGTTGAGGGGAGTCTCTTGTACAGCGACAACCAAATGGTCAGCACTTCGTGCTCGCTGGGCACTGTCCTCGCACTCGATGCCCTGATGGGCCTGAAGCTCGGACTGACTTCTCTGATCAGGATCGCCTACCAAGCGAATACCACATTCAACAGTGAACCGTGCAGAGTCAGCGATTTGCTTACTATGCTCAATGGCAAGCCTTCCAACGTGTTGTTTTTTGATCTGCAGCATGTGACCTACAAAGAGATTCCCTTTCCCTTCACTGAAGAGAATGAGGACTATGTCGCCATTGTGGTCGACAGTAAGATTTCCCCTAATGCAATGCGTGAGGAGATCAACAGCAAACGCAAGGCCATTGAGCGTGCTTTCGGAAAGCTCAAGGAGCTGAAAAGTGGTGGCTTCTTGCGTGACTTTCCAGAAAGTGAACTCTCTGCCCGGGTTGTCCCCCTGGACGAGGAAGCCCGCCATATCTGTGAATATGTGCTGATGGAGTCGCATCTGGCCAATGATGCAGCTTCCCTGCTGACCACCAAGGATGCCTCGCTGTATGGCAAGCTGATGAACCGCGTCCAAGCGGGTCTGAGAGATTTGCTTGAGGTTACCTGTCCTGAAGTGGATTGGCTTACCAAACGTGCCTCGGAACTCAATGGGTGTCTTGGTTCTGTTCAGATTTCCAATGGATTTTCCGGCAATATCATGGTCCTCTTGAGTAAACAGGCGCTTCCAAGCTATATTAGCCGTCTGGAGGATTATGAGCACATCTTTGGTTTCCACCCACGTTGGCATATCTATAGTGGGCATGAAGCTGCAAAAGTTGTTCTCCCTGAGTATAGATGA
- a CDS encoding cysteine desulfurase family protein gives MEQHSIYLDNNATTAMHEDVIAAVHQANMLYGNASSMHMAGRQAALAIEESREALASLIDAEPSWIVFTSGASEANNTVFNIFKERIDLGSKRNRIITTTIEHPSIIETVKYMKQLGCKVDECPVDSTGLVDMEAMKNLLGDDVALVSVMLGNNETGTIQPVGEITELAHQVGAYVHTDATQAIGKIPVSMKELGVDYLSLSAHKFYGPKGIGALVVKTKAPYAPLVHGGHQEGGKRAGTYNTASIVGLGVAAKIALRDQPSECEKLWKLREMLRVGILERISNVVVNGNQEHCLPGTLDVSFPHAEGESILLYLDMEGIMVSTGSACASGSLEPSYVLLASGVDIELAHGSIRFSFGRYNTEEDVAYVLEKLPPIIKRLREMSTR, from the coding sequence ATGGAACAGCACAGTATCTATTTGGATAACAATGCTACTACAGCGATGCATGAAGATGTCATTGCAGCAGTGCATCAAGCCAATATGCTTTACGGGAATGCTTCCAGCATGCACATGGCCGGACGCCAGGCAGCGCTTGCCATCGAAGAGAGTAGAGAGGCCCTTGCCTCCCTCATCGATGCCGAGCCTTCGTGGATTGTCTTCACCAGTGGTGCAAGCGAGGCAAACAATACCGTCTTTAATATTTTCAAGGAACGCATCGACCTTGGCTCGAAGCGTAATCGAATTATCACCACCACCATTGAGCATCCCTCAATCATTGAGACAGTCAAGTATATGAAACAACTCGGCTGCAAGGTCGACGAATGCCCGGTTGACAGTACCGGACTCGTTGATATGGAGGCAATGAAAAATCTTCTAGGTGATGATGTCGCCCTGGTTTCGGTGATGCTTGGCAACAACGAAACCGGTACCATCCAACCGGTTGGTGAGATAACGGAGCTTGCACATCAGGTGGGTGCCTATGTGCATACCGATGCAACCCAGGCCATCGGCAAGATTCCCGTTTCAATGAAAGAGCTGGGAGTGGACTATCTCAGCCTCTCGGCACACAAGTTCTATGGCCCGAAGGGTATTGGAGCATTGGTTGTCAAGACCAAAGCGCCCTATGCTCCCTTGGTTCATGGAGGCCACCAGGAAGGTGGAAAGCGTGCTGGAACGTACAACACAGCTTCCATCGTAGGGTTGGGAGTGGCTGCTAAAATCGCCTTGCGTGACCAGCCGTCCGAATGCGAAAAACTTTGGAAACTCCGGGAAATGCTCAGAGTCGGCATTCTCGAACGCATCAGCAATGTGGTCGTCAACGGCAACCAAGAGCATTGTCTGCCCGGCACCCTCGACGTCTCGTTCCCCCATGCAGAAGGGGAGTCCATTCTGCTCTATCTCGATATGGAAGGAATAATGGTTTCCACCGGGAGTGCCTGTGCAAGCGGGTCGCTTGAGCCCAGTTATGTACTGCTGGCCTCCGGGGTGGATATAGAGCTTGCCCACGGCTCCATCCGGTTCAGTTTCGGCCGATACAATACCGAAGAGGACGTAGCATATGTCCTTGAGAAGCTGCCGCCGATCATCAAGCGTTTAAGGGAGATGTCAACACGATGA